Sequence from the Ereboglobus luteus genome:
ACCTCGGGTCCGATGTAATCTCCGGGAAGGACTGCGAATTTAAGCGTGGTGTTGGTCGACATGGTAAATGGAAAAGAGGAAATCGGTAGCGGTTGGGGGCGGGGTTGGAAAGAGAGAAGTGCGGGCGGGGGAAATTCCCCTACGAGGCTTGGCGAGTGGTTTGACAATTACGAAATCCCAACTCCAAAAAACCTCGAATCCCGAATTCCAAAAACGAGGCGGCGGCAGACTTGGCAGCCCGCACAACGAATCGAGCGATGAAAATGGCGCGCAGCGCCGATGACTTTTTGAGAATTACCGCGACGATGCCGGCGCGGCTTAGGCCTCGTCGAACTTGCGGGCGAAGAGCTGCTCGAGCTCGACGAGCATTTGCTGGGCGTCGGCGCCACTGGCGGTGAACTTGATCTTCGAGCCTTTGCCCGCGGCAAGCATCATGAGGCCCATGATGCTTTTGCCGTTCACCTGCTCGCCGTCCTTTTCCATGAACACATCGGCCTTATATTTGTTCGTGATACGCACAATCATGGCGGCAGGACGGGCGTGAATGCCCATTTTGTTCTGCACGACGAGCTCTTTTACCAGCGGGCTGGCGGTCGCGGATGATGACGTTTCTGTATTTTCCATTAAGGTGTGTTATGTGCGGAGAGTTGCCCATGGTTGGATTGATGGCGCAGCTTGCAATCTCAAAAACATGTCCCAAAGTGTGCCAACCATGTTCCCTGATGTCGCAATCATCGTCCCCTGCCGACTCGAATCGACGCGGTTTCCGCGCAAGCTTTTGCATGAAATAAAACGTAAACCCTTGATATTGTGGGTCGCGGAACGAATCGCCAGCGAGGCTCCGGAACTGCCCCTCTTTTTTGCCGTGGACGACCCGTTACTCACAAAACCTCTTGAGACATCAGGATTTAAAACAATTCTGACAAGCGTGGAACACCAAAGCGGCACTGACCGCATCGCCGAGGCAAACACCACCGTGCGCGCCAAGCGCATCGTGAATGTGCAGGCCGACGAACCGCTGGTGACGGGCGCGCAGATTCGCACACTGGCGGAGTTGATCGCCGGACCGGTGGACATGGCGACACTTGCGACGCCGTTCACACGCGCGGCGGACTTTGCAAATCCGAACCAAGTGAAGGTCGTGGTGCGCAATGACGGGCGCGCGCTGTATTTTTCACGCTCGCCGATGCCGTATGCGCGAGACCGGGCGGGACAGGTCGATGATGCGTGGGTGGCTGCGAACCCGTGTTACCGGCATCTCGGCCTCTACGCCTACAAGGCGGAATTGCTGGAACGGTTTGCTACCCTGCCTCCGGGCCGGATGGAGCAGATCGAAAAGCTGGAGCAACTGCGCGTGCTCGAAAACGGCTACGAAATCGCGGTCGGTTTCACGAAGGACGCAAGCATCGGCGTGGACACGCCGGAGGACGCGGAAAAGTTCGAGCAGGTTCTCGGCTGATTTGAGGCAGGGCGAACCGCCCCACCAAAAGGCATTTTCTTGCGACAACTTACCGGTCGCAAAACTCCAGCACCGCGTGGCTCAGCCCCGATTTGTTTTTTAGCTGCGTGTATACGCAACCGTTTTCAGTCGCCAGGGTTTGCGGATGCAGGGTTTCGCCGAGCTTGGCGGGGATTTTGTATTCAACCCTGAATCTTTTAATCTCAAACGAAGGCGGCAGCAACTCGGCGGCGATGCGCGCATACTGCGCGTTGTTCATGTGGCGGTTGTAATCGATGTCATCCCTGAGCACCTCCACCGGCGCGTGGCTTGCAGACTCCCCGGCGGGAACGGTTATTTTCCGGTCGAGGTATTCCATGCCGTATTTTGCATCGATAACCAGCGAGTTCACAACCTCCGCCGGTATTTTGGACATGCGCCCCGTGTTGAGGTTTACGAACGCCCCAACACACCATGTGGCATAACAGGGCGCGCCGGATTCATCATATATGATCGTATTGCGATGCCCGAACGCGCCCGCGCAGCCAAACACGCCGGTTGTGATGGTCAGCTTTTCCTTGATGCGGGGAACGCGCAACACATCGACCTGCCTCGAGACGAGCAGCTGCGCGATGTTGTTGGCGCGAAAATAATCCCTGTATGCGGGCTCGGAATCGAGCCACAGTTCCGAGCAATCCTGCATCATTCGGAGCGCGGAAACAAATTTCAGCCGGCAGTCTTCACCCGTCCGGCTCGGAGTCACGGTTTCTGTAATACTAAACATGCGATGTAAAAATTCGAACTGCCTGACAGAAAACAGGCGGTCCGGGTTCCCTCGGACTTTGTCAGTTTTCGCCCGAGAGCGCCTTTTCGAAGGTGCGCAGGGCGGCGCGGATTGCGGAGAGCGTGCGTCCGAGAACCGCGGTGAAGCGCTCGGGTTCCGGCATGAGCAGCTCGGCCACGCACCAAGTGTCATCATCGAGGGTGAAAATTTTCACGACCTTGGTCGAGGCGGTGGCTTCCTGCGCGGCGGTGGTGGCCTTGGCGCGCGCGGCCTCGTCTTCGAGGGGATGAAAATTAATGATCACGATGCGCAGCATCTCGCGGTCCTTCTCAACGGTTTGGAGATAGCAAACCTTGCCCTCGAAATGGAACATGATTTCGCCGTCGGCGTTGATCGAGGGGCGGTAGCCCTCCTCGGACATGTATTCCGTGATGGTGTTGCGAAGCGATGTGAGCGATTCCGGTGTGTGATTTTTCATGGCGTCGTTTCCTTTCCGCGGCGGTTAGCTGAAGTCATCATCGTCGTCGTCATCGTCGGCGCCGGGCAGGGGCGGCGGTTTCGGCTGGCTGCGCATGTGCTCGGTGAAGGTGTTGACGGCGGCGCGGATTGCGATGAGGCAGCGTTGGAGGATGGGGGCGAAAAGCTCCTGTTCGGGCAAAAACAGCTCGACGGCGCACCAGGTGTCGTTGCGCACGATAAAGACCTTGGCGACCTTGATGTCGCTGCAGGTGATGTTGGCCGCCTCGATGATGCGCGCGCGCTCCTTGGGCGATTCGATGTCCCAGAAGTTAGGCATGACGACGCGGAAAAACATCGGGTCATCCTCGCGCACCTCGATAAAGTAGCTGTTGCCCTCGTGGCGAAAACGCACGTCGCCGTCCTGGTCCAGCTCGGGGCGGTAGCCTTGTTGCTCGAGCGCGTCCATGTAGAGCTTCTGGAGTTCCTCACGGGTGCGGCGATGTGGTGTTTGCGAAGACATGGCTTAAAAAGTGTGCGTTGTTGTGATGCGTTTATCTCGGTGAAAAGGACGGTCAAATATGGACGGTTTGCCGGCGCGCGCAAACACGATTATGGATACAGCCATTGCTCCTTGCCCCAAGATACGTCGGTCGAGGGGCGCTCGTAGGCAAAGCGCTGGTGATGGCGGAAGGGTTTTTGCCACCAAAACTCGATGCGCAACGGCTTCACACGAAAACCGGACCAGTTTGCCGGGCGCGGCACCGAGCCGATTGGAAAACGCAGCAGCGTGGCGGCGACCGCTTTTTCAAGCTCCCAATAACCGTCCATCGGCCTCGATTGTTTCGAGGCCCACGCGCCGATCTGGCTGAGCCGCGCGCGAGTGGCGAAATACGCGTCCGCCTCGGCGTCGGTCACCGGCTCGACCGGCCCCTCGACGCGCACCTGCCGGTCGATTGCGTGCCAGTGAAAACAAAGCGCGGCGCGGGGATGCGCGCGCAAGTCGGCGACCTTCGGACTGTCGAGGTTGGTGTAGAAAACAAACCCGCGCTCATCGAGCGCCTTGAGCAGCACCATGCGCACGGACGGGCGACCCTGCGCGTCGGTCGTGGCAACCGCCATGGCCGTCGGGTCGCAGGTTTTGGTCTGCGCGGCGTCGTCCTGCCATTTTTTAAAAAGCGCGATCGGATCGTTGTTGTCGGTGTCGGGCATGATTCAAAACGAAGGCGCGGAGCTCCCAAGCGACAAGCACGAAAGATTTTTTTATAAGGAAAAATGCCGATTCCCGTGCGGGAGCGAACCTTGCGCGCGCCGATTTTGCGCGTCCGCCGGCGGCCAAAACCTCCGGGGAGAAATCCCTACAAAAACAAGAGGTGCAGCTTCGCGTTGCGCGGGGTGCGCGCGGCGGCGAGCTCGCGGATGAAGGCGAGCAACTCCTCGTAGTCGCGCACGCGCTTGGGCGTCTTGCGGCGCTCGGGCGGCAGGAGGGCGGGTCGGATGTTGGTGATCAGGAGTGTCGATTCGTCGTAGGGCGCGAGATGTTTCAGGCCGGCCATGACTTCGTTGCGCGCGAAAAGCGGCGTGGCCGACTCGAGCGACTTGGCGGCGTCCCAATGATAAAAGCCGTGCTTCTCGTGCTCGTGGAAAAACTTCTCCAGCAATTGCGCGGCGGCGGCGGTGAAAGCGGCGTCGTATTTGGCGGCCATCTCGGGATGCTCGGCGGTTTGCTGCTCGAGCTCGGCAAGGCTGAACGCGATGGCGGCCTTGATCTGCTCGGCCAAATAGAGGTCGCGCCCCGTGACGTGCGCGAAAAGGGAATTGATGAAATGAAGGCGGCGGAGTTCGTCGCGAGTGGACATGCGCGTCATATATGGGAACCTCGAAACGGACTGCCAAGTCCCGGCGCAAAAACTTATTCACATTGCTTTTAAACGCATCCCTTTTGTATTTTCCGCCAGTCATGCCCCTGCTGCAAATTGCCATCACCATCCCCGACTCGGTCACACCATACATCGCGGCGTTCATCATTACGGTCACGGCGAGTTATTTTTTCTTCGTCAAAATACTTCCCGCGCTGCAAGGCCGCCCGAGCCCCATTCGCGAAGCCGACGATGAAGAGGATGACGACGAGCATGATGACGGCGAGGAGGACGACGACGAGGATTGCATGATTTATTACAACGATGATCCCGATGTCGCGCTGCCGCCCGAACAGTATAAAAAACTTTCCCTCGGCGCGATTTACAGCGAGCAACAAAAGGCGTGGCTGAACACCCTCGACACCGGCCTTCCCAAAAAAGAAGTCCGGCGCGTTGTCGGCGAATGGTGGGGAATCGCGGGCGTTGATGATGCGGCGTCCACGCTCGATTACCTGCGCGACAAGGGATTTCGCCATTATTTTCCCGTCGTGATGCGCGCCTATCGCGAACCCGCCGCGGAGCAAAAACGCATCGTCGCGGCCGCGTTTCCCGACTGCGAGGAGGATCGCGAAAAAACGCTGGCTCAAATTTCCCACCTCAACGAAACGCTTGATGAGCTCGTGGAGGATGGCGTGATCGACTCGACGGCGAGCGCGAGCATCGAGCGCTACGGAGTCGCCGGATGGGATTGCGGGCGGCTTGTGTATCTGGCGCGACTGTGCCGCGAGATGCGTTACATCAACGACGAGCAAACTTGGAATTACATTGAGGCCGCCCACCAAATTGCGGGACAAACCTTCGGCTCGTGGAAAGAATACGCGAAGAGTTATGTGATCGGCCGCGCGCTCTGGGGCGGCGCCGATTGCGACAACAGCGACATTGCCGAGATCGCCGATTATTTGCTCGAGGACGAGGACAGCCCGTGGGTGCAAATGCCGTGGTGACGAGGCGCAAAATATCCGCGCGCCGCCAATGACGGCTCAAGATCCGGCGCGTCCCGCGGGCGGCGTCATGCGATTTCGGCAAACCGCGGCAAGACCCGCAACAACAACCCAGCTCAGCAACACACCCGCCGCCACATCGCCGGGCCAGTGCATGCCGAGCGCAAGGCGCGTGCTTTCCACAAGCAGCGCCCATGCAACCAGGGCGCAGCAACACACTCGCCCGCCCCACCCTCGCCTCCACAACAACGTCACGCCCAGCAACGCCCATACTGCGACAAAGGCCGTGTGCCCCGAGGGAAACGAATACCCCGTTTTCGCCTCCCAATGTTTGCGCAGCGCTTCAGGCACTCGCGGGTCGGCGGCGATGTTTTCCCGCAACCATTCCGCGCGCCCGCCGCGCATCATCGCGTAAAACTGCTCGCTTTTCAGCCCGTGATTTTGCGCAAGCCATTCGACATACGGACGCGGTTCCTGAAATGAATTCTTCAACACCGTCTTGACGATTTGGCCGCCGCAAACCGCCGCCGCGCACAACAACACAACCATGAGCGCGCCGCGCGGCCACGACGGCTTGATCAACAAGACAAACAATGCCGCCAGCGCCCCGCATGTCGCGATCGCGAAGGGAAACCCCGCGGTGTCCGTCAGAAGCACCGCCGCGGGAACCCACGATTTATTTTCGGGCGTCCACTGCCAGCCGGCAATCCATGCCGCCAGCGCGGGAGCAAGCAGCACGACCGTTGCGATTGCGGTCGCGAGGACGATTCGCGACAAACCGGCGGATCGATTTGCGACACCGTCACGGGCGCGTGATGAGTTGGAAGGCTGGGACACGCCGGAAACTATTGGCGGGCGCGGCGGCATTTGGAAATCCTTTTAACGCGGCGCGATTTTGCACCTCGCAACACACACCGCGCCGTCTTCTCATGGCGCGCATGAACAAACCACGCCGTCCCGAACTCCTCAGCCCCGCCGGTTCGCTGAAAGCCCTGCGCTTCGCCTGCGCCTACGGAGCCGACGCCGTTTACGCGGGCCTGCCGCGCTACAGCCTGCGCGTGCGCAAAAACACCTTTCGCAACGCCGCCGCGCTCGCCGAGGGCATCGCGACCGCGCACACCGCCGGCAAACAATTCTTCCTCGCCGTCAACCTCGTCCCGCACGACCGCAAAGTGCGCACCTTCATCGACGACATGGCGCCCATCCTCGACAACACGCAAAAACCCGACGCGCTCATCATGGCCGATCCCGGGCTCATCATGCTTGTGCGCGAACGCTGGCCCGAAATGCCCGTGCATCTCTCCGTGCAGGCAAGCACGATGAACTCCGCGAGCGTGCGTTTCTGGCAAAAACTCGGGCTGCGCCGAATCATCCTCTCGCGCGAGCTTTCACTCGATGAAATCTCCGAAATCCGCCAGGCGTGCCCCGACATGGAGCTGGAGGTGTTTGTCCACGGCGCGCTCTGCATCGCGCATTCGGGGCGCTGTCTGCTGTCCGGTTATTTCAGCAGTCGCGATTCCAACCAAGGCGCGTGCACCAATTCCTGCCGCTGGAAATACGGCATTGTTCCGGATCCGTCCGCGGAGGCGCACCCACAAAACGCCTTCACCCCCGATCCCGCCTACCATCCGCATCCGCTCGCGCAACAACCCTGGCTCATCGACGAAACCGCCCGCCGCGCCGGCGAATACATGGAAATCTCCGAGGACGAAAACGGCGCCTACATCATGAACTCGCGCGACCTCCGTGCCATCGAGCACGTGCGCCGTCTCGTCGAGATCGGCGTTGACTCGCTCAAGATCGAGGGCCGCACCAAGTCGCACTACTACGCCGCCCGCACCGCACAACTATACAAGCG
This genomic interval carries:
- a CDS encoding HPr family phosphocarrier protein; translation: MENTETSSSATASPLVKELVVQNKMGIHARPAAMIVRITNKYKADVFMEKDGEQVNGKSIMGLMMLAAGKGSKIKFTASGADAQQMLVELEQLFARKFDEA
- the kdsB gene encoding 3-deoxy-manno-octulosonate cytidylyltransferase; the encoded protein is MFPDVAIIVPCRLESTRFPRKLLHEIKRKPLILWVAERIASEAPELPLFFAVDDPLLTKPLETSGFKTILTSVEHQSGTDRIAEANTTVRAKRIVNVQADEPLVTGAQIRTLAELIAGPVDMATLATPFTRAADFANPNQVKVVVRNDGRALYFSRSPMPYARDRAGQVDDAWVAANPCYRHLGLYAYKAELLERFATLPPGRMEQIEKLEQLRVLENGYEIAVGFTKDASIGVDTPEDAEKFEQVLG
- a CDS encoding DUF1266 domain-containing protein produces the protein MPLLQIAITIPDSVTPYIAAFIITVTASYFFFVKILPALQGRPSPIREADDEEDDDEHDDGEEDDDEDCMIYYNDDPDVALPPEQYKKLSLGAIYSEQQKAWLNTLDTGLPKKEVRRVVGEWWGIAGVDDAASTLDYLRDKGFRHYFPVVMRAYREPAAEQKRIVAAAFPDCEEDREKTLAQISHLNETLDELVEDGVIDSTASASIERYGVAGWDCGRLVYLARLCREMRYINDEQTWNYIEAAHQIAGQTFGSWKEYAKSYVIGRALWGGADCDNSDIAEIADYLLEDEDSPWVQMPW
- a CDS encoding phosphatase PAP2 family protein: MSQPSNSSRARDGVANRSAGLSRIVLATAIATVVLLAPALAAWIAGWQWTPENKSWVPAAVLLTDTAGFPFAIATCGALAALFVLLIKPSWPRGALMVVLLCAAAVCGGQIVKTVLKNSFQEPRPYVEWLAQNHGLKSEQFYAMMRGGRAEWLRENIAADPRVPEALRKHWEAKTGYSFPSGHTAFVAVWALLGVTLLWRRGWGGRVCCCALVAWALLVESTRLALGMHWPGDVAAGVLLSWVVVAGLAAVCRNRMTPPAGRAGS
- a CDS encoding acyl-[acyl-carrier-protein] thioesterase, whose amino-acid sequence is MFSITETVTPSRTGEDCRLKFVSALRMMQDCSELWLDSEPAYRDYFRANNIAQLLVSRQVDVLRVPRIKEKLTITTGVFGCAGAFGHRNTIIYDESGAPCYATWCVGAFVNLNTGRMSKIPAEVVNSLVIDAKYGMEYLDRKITVPAGESASHAPVEVLRDDIDYNRHMNNAQYARIAAELLPPSFEIKRFRVEYKIPAKLGETLHPQTLATENGCVYTQLKNKSGLSHAVLEFCDR
- the yegQ gene encoding tRNA 5-hydroxyuridine modification protein YegQ, translating into MNKPRRPELLSPAGSLKALRFACAYGADAVYAGLPRYSLRVRKNTFRNAAALAEGIATAHTAGKQFFLAVNLVPHDRKVRTFIDDMAPILDNTQKPDALIMADPGLIMLVRERWPEMPVHLSVQASTMNSASVRFWQKLGLRRIILSRELSLDEISEIRQACPDMELEVFVHGALCIAHSGRCLLSGYFSSRDSNQGACTNSCRWKYGIVPDPSAEAHPQNAFTPDPAYHPHPLAQQPWLIDETARRAGEYMEISEDENGAYIMNSRDLRAIEHVRRLVEIGVDSLKIEGRTKSHYYAARTAQLYKRAIDDAVAGRPFDPALLAKLDGLANRGYTDGFLGRHEARETQNYERGESRTDTQEFVAEVTAYDAATGYSTLDVKNRFVVGDRLEIISPDGDRDMTLGALENTEGHPVETAPGNGHTVRAKLGETLPGLTLVARYLQTEREARTDAGPAGS
- a CDS encoding T3SS (YopN, CesT) and YbjN peptide-binding chaperone 1 yields the protein MSSQTPHRRTREELQKLYMDALEQQGYRPELDQDGDVRFRHEGNSYFIEVREDDPMFFRVVMPNFWDIESPKERARIIEAANITCSDIKVAKVFIVRNDTWCAVELFLPEQELFAPILQRCLIAIRAAVNTFTEHMRSQPKPPPLPGADDDDDDDDFS
- the pdxH gene encoding pyridoxamine 5'-phosphate oxidase — protein: MPDTDNNDPIALFKKWQDDAAQTKTCDPTAMAVATTDAQGRPSVRMVLLKALDERGFVFYTNLDSPKVADLRAHPRAALCFHWHAIDRQVRVEGPVEPVTDAEADAYFATRARLSQIGAWASKQSRPMDGYWELEKAVAATLLRFPIGSVPRPANWSGFRVKPLRIEFWWQKPFRHHQRFAYERPSTDVSWGKEQWLYP